In Drosophila gunungcola strain Sukarami chromosome 2R unlocalized genomic scaffold, Dgunungcola_SK_2 000020F, whole genome shotgun sequence, a single window of DNA contains:
- the LOC128256602 gene encoding pyruvate carboxylase, mitochondrial isoform X1, with protein MFIPAAQSAYRTLRKTQPRVRLNLLFKNGYSSKVEYKPIRSVLVANRGEIAIRVFRACTELGIKSVAVYSEQDKMHMHRQKADESYMVGKGLPPVEAYLNIPEVIRVCKENDVDAVHPGYGFLSERSDFAQAVIDAGLRFIGPSPDVVQKMGDKVAARVAAIEAGVPIVPGTDGPVTSKEEALEFCKKHGLPVIFKAAYGGGGRGMRVVRKMEDVEESFQRASSEAKAAFGNGAMFIEKFIERPRHIEVQLLGDKAGNVVHLYERDCSVQRRHQKVVEIAPAPRLPTEIRDKMTEAAVRLARHVGYENAGTVEFLCDESGNFYFIEVNARLQVEHTVTEEITGIDLVQSQIRIAEGMTLPELGYTQDKIQPRGYAIQCRVTTEDPANDFQPNTGRLEVFRSGEGMGIRLDSASAYAGAIISPYYDSLLVKVISHASDLQSSASKMNRALREFRIRGVKTNIPFLLNVLENQKFLHGVLDTYFIDEHPQLFKFKPTLNRAQKLLNYMGEVLVNGPQTPLATTLKPAVVSPHVPEVPLDLSPEALEREERGEAKVTEPPKGLREILVCGGPEAFAKEVRNRKELLLMDTTFRDAHQSLLATRVRSHDLLKISPFVAHKFNNLYSLENWGGATFDVALRFLHECPWERLEEMRKRIPNIPFQMLLRGANAVGYTSYPDNVVYKFCELAVQTGMDIFRVFDSLNYLPNLILGMEAAGKAGGVVEAAISYTGDVSDPKRTKYDLKYYTNLADELVKAGTHVLCIKDMAGLLKPEAARLLITAIRDKHPDIPIHIHTHDTSGAGVASMLACANAGADVVDVAVDSMSGMTSQPSMGAVVASLQGTPLDTNLDLRTVSEYSAYWEQTRTLYAPFECTTTMRSGNADVYLNEIPGGQYTNLQFQAFSLGLGDFFEDVKKAYREANLLLGDIIKVTPSSKVVGDLAQFMVQNNLTADQVLERAEELSFPKSVVEYLQGSIGIPHGGFPEPLRSRVLKDMPRIEGRPGAELKDLDFGKLKKELKESHSCITDRDVMSAALYPQVTSDFLHFRDTYGPVDKLDTRIFLTGPNVGEEFDVPLERGKTLSVKALAVSADLKPNGIREVFFELNGQLRAVHILDKEAIKEIHVHPKASKSNKSEVGAPMPGTVIDIRVQVGDKVEKGQPLVVLSAMKMEMVVQSPLAGVVKKLEIANGTKLEGEDLIMIIE; from the exons ATGTTCATTCCGGCCGCCCAGTCCGCGTACAGGACGCTGCGCAAGACGCAGCCGCGCGTTCGGCTCAACTTGCTCTTCAAGAATGGCTACTCCAGCAAG GTGGAGTACAAGCCCATCCGCTCGGTGCTGGTGGCCAATCGCGGCGAGATCGCCATCCGCGTGTTCCGCGCCTGCACGGAGCTGGGCATCAAGTCTGTGGCCGTCTACTCTGAGCAGGACAAGATGCACATGCACCGGCAGAAGGCCGACGAGTCGTACATGGTGGGCAAGGGACTGCCGCCCGTGGAGGCCTACCTCAACATTCCGGAGGTGATTCGCGTGTGCAAGGAGAACGACGTGGACGCCGTGCATCCCGGCTACGGCTTCCTCTCGGAGCGCAGCGACTTCGCCCAGGCGGTGATCGATGCGGGACTGCGCTTCATTGGCCCCTCACCCGACGTCGTCCAGAAGATGGGTGACAAGGTGGCGGCCCGGGTAGCGGCCATTGAGGCGGGAGTGCCCATTGTTCCCGGCACCGACGGCCCGGTGACCTCCAAGGAGGAGGCCCTGGAGTTCTGCAAGAAGCACGGCCTGCCCGTGATCTTCAAGGCTGCCTACGGCGGCGGCGGACGTGGCATGCGCGTGGTACGCAAAATGGAGGACGTGGAGGAGAGCTTCCAGCGGGCCAGTTCCGAGGCGAAGGCCGCCTTCGGCAACGGAGCCATGTTCATCGAGAAGTTCATCGAGCGGCCGCGCCACATCGAGGTGCAGCTGCTGGGCGACAAGGCCGGCAATGTGGTGCACCTGTACGAGCGCGACTGCTCCGTGCAGCGGCGCCACCAGAAGGTGGTGGAGATCGCCCCGGCGCCGCGCCTGCCCACCGAGATCCGCGACAAGATGACCGAGGCCGCCGTGCGCCTGGCCCGCCACGTGGGCTACGAGAACGCCGGCACCGTGGAGTTTCTGTGCGACGAATCGGGCAACTTCTACTTCATCGAGGTGAACGCCCGCCTGCAGGTGGAGCACACCGTCACCGAGGAGATCACCGGCATCGATCTGGTGCAGTCGCAGATCCGCATCGCCGAGGGCATGACCCTGCCCGAGCTGGGCTACACGCAGGACAAGATCCAGCCGCGCGGCTATGCCATCCAGTGCCGCGTGACCACCGAGGATCCGGCCAACGACTTCCAGCCCAACACCGGTCGCCTCGAGGTCTTCCGCTCCGGCGAGGGCATGGGCATACGGCTGGACAGCGCCTCCGCCTACGCCGGAGCCATCATCTCGCCGTACTACGACTCCTTGCTGGTCAAGGTGATCTCGCACGCCAGCGACCTGCAGAGCTCCGCCTCCAAGATGAACCGTGCGCTCCGGGAGTTCCGCATCCGCGGCGTCAAGACCAACATCCCCTTCCTGCTGAACGTGCTGGAGAACCAGAAGTTCCTGCACGGCGTCCTCGACACCTACTTCATCGACGAGCATCCGCAGCTGTTCAAGTTCAAGCCCACGCTGAATCGCGCCCAGAAGCTGCTCAACTACATGGGCGAGGTGTTGGTCAACGGGCCGCAGACGCCGCTGGCCACCACCCTGAAGCCCGCTGTGGTGTCGCCCCACGTTCCCGAGGTTCCGCTGG ACCTGTCCCCGGAAGCACTAGAACGCGAAGAACGAGGCGAGGCCAAAG TTACGGAACCGCCCAAGGGACTGCGCGAAATCCTGGTCTGCGGCGGTCCCGAGGCCTTCGCCAAGGAGGTGCGCAACCGCAAGGAGCTACTGCTGATGGACACCACCTTCCGCGATGCCCACCAGTCGCTGCTGGCCACCCGCGTCCGGTCGCACGATCTGCTGAAGATCTCCCCCTTCGTGGCGCACAAGTTCAACAACCTGTACTCGCTGGAGAACTGGGGCGGAGCCACCTTCGACGTGGCGCTGCGCTTCCTGCACGAGTGCCCGTGGGAGCGGCTGGAGGAGATGCGCAAGCGCATCCCGAACATTCCCTTCCAGATGCTGCTGCGCGGAGCGAACGCCGTGGGCTACACCAGCTATCCGGACAACGTGGTCTACAAGTTCTGCGAGCTGGCGGTGCAGACCGGCATGGACATCTTCCGGGTGTTCGACTCGCTCAACTACCTGCCCAACCTGATCCTCGGCATGGAGGCCGCCGGCAAGGCGGGCGGCGTGGTGGAGGCGGCCATCTCCTACACCGGCGACGTCAGCGATCCGAAGCGCACCAAGTACGACCTCAAGTACTACACCAATCTGGCCGACGAGCTGGTCAAGGCGGGCACCCACGTCCTCTGCATCAAGGACATGGCGGGTCTGCTCAAGCCCGAAGCCGCCAG GCTTCTCATCACCGCCATCCGGGACAAGCACCCCGACATCCCGATCCACATCCACACCCACGACACCTCCGGAGCGGGAGTGGCCTCCATGCTGGCCTGCGCCAATGCTGGGGCGGATGTGGTGGACGTGGCGGTCGACTCGATGAGCGGCATGACCTCGCAGCCGAGCATGGGCGCCGTGGTGGCCTCGCTGCAAGGCACTCCGCTGGACACGAACCTCGATCTGCGCACGGTGTCGGAGTACTCGGCCTACTGGGAGCAGACCCGCACCCTGTACGCGCCCTTCGAGTGCACGACGACGATGCGGTCGGGCAACGCCGATGTCTACCTGAACGAGATCCCCGGCGGGCAGTACACGAACCTGCAGTTCCAGGCCTTCTCGCTGGGCCTGGGCGACTTCTTCGAGGACGTGAAGAAGGCCTACCGGGAGGCCAACCTGCTGCTGGGCGACATCATCAAAGTGACGCCCTCGTCGAAGGTGGTGGGCGATCTGGCCCAGTTCATGGTGCAGAACAACCTGACCGCCGACCAGGTGCTGGAGAGGGCCGAGGAGTTGTCGTTCCCCAAGTCGGTGGTGGAGTACCTGCAGGGCTCCATTGGCATCCCGCACGGCGGCTTCCCCGAGCCCCTGCGCTCGCGCGTCCTGAAGGACATGCCCCGCATTGAGGGGCGTCCGGGCGCCGAGCTGAAGGACCTGGACTTTGGCAagctcaagaaggagctgaaGGAATCTCACTCGTGCATCACCGACCGCGACGTCATGTCGGCCGCCCTCTATCCGCAGGTGACGAGCGACTTCCTCCACTTCCGCGACACCTACGGCCCCGTCGACAAGCTGGACACGCGCATCTTCCTCACCGGACCCAACGTCGGCGAGGAGTTCGACGTGCCCCTGGAGCGCGGCAAGACCTTGAGTGTGAAGGCCCTGGCTGTGTCCGCCGATCTCAAGCCCAACGGCATCCGCGAGGTCTTCTTTGAGTTGAACGGCCAGCTGCGAGCGGTCCACATCCTGGACAAGGAGGCCATCAAG GAAATCCACGTCCATCCCAAGGCCAGCAAGTCGAACAAGAGCGAGGTGGGCGCACCCATGCCCGGCACCGTCATCGACATCCGCGTGCAGGTCGGCGACAAGGTGGAGAAGGGCCAGCCCCTGGTCGTGCTCTCGGCTATGAAGATGGAGATGGTGGTGCAGTCGCCGCTGGCGGGCGTCGTCAAGAAGCTGGAGATCGCCAACGGAACGAAGCTAGAGGGCGAGGACCTGATCATGATCATCGAGTAG
- the LOC128256602 gene encoding pyruvate carboxylase, mitochondrial isoform X2 yields the protein MFIPAAQSAYRTLRKTQPRVRLNLLFKNGYSSKVEYKPIRSVLVANRGEIAIRVFRACTELGIKSVAVYSEQDKMHMHRQKADESYMVGKGLPPVEAYLNIPEVIRVCKENDVDAVHPGYGFLSERSDFAQAVIDAGLRFIGPSPDVVQKMGDKVAARVAAIEAGVPIVPGTDGPVTSKEEALEFCKKHGLPVIFKAAYGGGGRGMRVVRKMEDVEESFQRASSEAKAAFGNGAMFIEKFIERPRHIEVQLLGDKAGNVVHLYERDCSVQRRHQKVVEIAPAPRLPTEIRDKMTEAAVRLARHVGYENAGTVEFLCDESGNFYFIEVNARLQVEHTVTEEITGIDLVQSQIRIAEGMTLPELGYTQDKIQPRGYAIQCRVTTEDPANDFQPNTGRLEVFRSGEGMGIRLDSASAYAGAIISPYYDSLLVKVISHASDLQSSASKMNRALREFRIRGVKTNIPFLLNVLENQKFLHGVLDTYFIDEHPQLFKFKPTLNRAQKLLNYMGEVLVNGPQTPLATTLKPAVVSPHVPEVPLVTEPPKGLREILVCGGPEAFAKEVRNRKELLLMDTTFRDAHQSLLATRVRSHDLLKISPFVAHKFNNLYSLENWGGATFDVALRFLHECPWERLEEMRKRIPNIPFQMLLRGANAVGYTSYPDNVVYKFCELAVQTGMDIFRVFDSLNYLPNLILGMEAAGKAGGVVEAAISYTGDVSDPKRTKYDLKYYTNLADELVKAGTHVLCIKDMAGLLKPEAARLLITAIRDKHPDIPIHIHTHDTSGAGVASMLACANAGADVVDVAVDSMSGMTSQPSMGAVVASLQGTPLDTNLDLRTVSEYSAYWEQTRTLYAPFECTTTMRSGNADVYLNEIPGGQYTNLQFQAFSLGLGDFFEDVKKAYREANLLLGDIIKVTPSSKVVGDLAQFMVQNNLTADQVLERAEELSFPKSVVEYLQGSIGIPHGGFPEPLRSRVLKDMPRIEGRPGAELKDLDFGKLKKELKESHSCITDRDVMSAALYPQVTSDFLHFRDTYGPVDKLDTRIFLTGPNVGEEFDVPLERGKTLSVKALAVSADLKPNGIREVFFELNGQLRAVHILDKEAIKEIHVHPKASKSNKSEVGAPMPGTVIDIRVQVGDKVEKGQPLVVLSAMKMEMVVQSPLAGVVKKLEIANGTKLEGEDLIMIIE from the exons ATGTTCATTCCGGCCGCCCAGTCCGCGTACAGGACGCTGCGCAAGACGCAGCCGCGCGTTCGGCTCAACTTGCTCTTCAAGAATGGCTACTCCAGCAAG GTGGAGTACAAGCCCATCCGCTCGGTGCTGGTGGCCAATCGCGGCGAGATCGCCATCCGCGTGTTCCGCGCCTGCACGGAGCTGGGCATCAAGTCTGTGGCCGTCTACTCTGAGCAGGACAAGATGCACATGCACCGGCAGAAGGCCGACGAGTCGTACATGGTGGGCAAGGGACTGCCGCCCGTGGAGGCCTACCTCAACATTCCGGAGGTGATTCGCGTGTGCAAGGAGAACGACGTGGACGCCGTGCATCCCGGCTACGGCTTCCTCTCGGAGCGCAGCGACTTCGCCCAGGCGGTGATCGATGCGGGACTGCGCTTCATTGGCCCCTCACCCGACGTCGTCCAGAAGATGGGTGACAAGGTGGCGGCCCGGGTAGCGGCCATTGAGGCGGGAGTGCCCATTGTTCCCGGCACCGACGGCCCGGTGACCTCCAAGGAGGAGGCCCTGGAGTTCTGCAAGAAGCACGGCCTGCCCGTGATCTTCAAGGCTGCCTACGGCGGCGGCGGACGTGGCATGCGCGTGGTACGCAAAATGGAGGACGTGGAGGAGAGCTTCCAGCGGGCCAGTTCCGAGGCGAAGGCCGCCTTCGGCAACGGAGCCATGTTCATCGAGAAGTTCATCGAGCGGCCGCGCCACATCGAGGTGCAGCTGCTGGGCGACAAGGCCGGCAATGTGGTGCACCTGTACGAGCGCGACTGCTCCGTGCAGCGGCGCCACCAGAAGGTGGTGGAGATCGCCCCGGCGCCGCGCCTGCCCACCGAGATCCGCGACAAGATGACCGAGGCCGCCGTGCGCCTGGCCCGCCACGTGGGCTACGAGAACGCCGGCACCGTGGAGTTTCTGTGCGACGAATCGGGCAACTTCTACTTCATCGAGGTGAACGCCCGCCTGCAGGTGGAGCACACCGTCACCGAGGAGATCACCGGCATCGATCTGGTGCAGTCGCAGATCCGCATCGCCGAGGGCATGACCCTGCCCGAGCTGGGCTACACGCAGGACAAGATCCAGCCGCGCGGCTATGCCATCCAGTGCCGCGTGACCACCGAGGATCCGGCCAACGACTTCCAGCCCAACACCGGTCGCCTCGAGGTCTTCCGCTCCGGCGAGGGCATGGGCATACGGCTGGACAGCGCCTCCGCCTACGCCGGAGCCATCATCTCGCCGTACTACGACTCCTTGCTGGTCAAGGTGATCTCGCACGCCAGCGACCTGCAGAGCTCCGCCTCCAAGATGAACCGTGCGCTCCGGGAGTTCCGCATCCGCGGCGTCAAGACCAACATCCCCTTCCTGCTGAACGTGCTGGAGAACCAGAAGTTCCTGCACGGCGTCCTCGACACCTACTTCATCGACGAGCATCCGCAGCTGTTCAAGTTCAAGCCCACGCTGAATCGCGCCCAGAAGCTGCTCAACTACATGGGCGAGGTGTTGGTCAACGGGCCGCAGACGCCGCTGGCCACCACCCTGAAGCCCGCTGTGGTGTCGCCCCACGTTCCCGAGGTTCCGCTGG TTACGGAACCGCCCAAGGGACTGCGCGAAATCCTGGTCTGCGGCGGTCCCGAGGCCTTCGCCAAGGAGGTGCGCAACCGCAAGGAGCTACTGCTGATGGACACCACCTTCCGCGATGCCCACCAGTCGCTGCTGGCCACCCGCGTCCGGTCGCACGATCTGCTGAAGATCTCCCCCTTCGTGGCGCACAAGTTCAACAACCTGTACTCGCTGGAGAACTGGGGCGGAGCCACCTTCGACGTGGCGCTGCGCTTCCTGCACGAGTGCCCGTGGGAGCGGCTGGAGGAGATGCGCAAGCGCATCCCGAACATTCCCTTCCAGATGCTGCTGCGCGGAGCGAACGCCGTGGGCTACACCAGCTATCCGGACAACGTGGTCTACAAGTTCTGCGAGCTGGCGGTGCAGACCGGCATGGACATCTTCCGGGTGTTCGACTCGCTCAACTACCTGCCCAACCTGATCCTCGGCATGGAGGCCGCCGGCAAGGCGGGCGGCGTGGTGGAGGCGGCCATCTCCTACACCGGCGACGTCAGCGATCCGAAGCGCACCAAGTACGACCTCAAGTACTACACCAATCTGGCCGACGAGCTGGTCAAGGCGGGCACCCACGTCCTCTGCATCAAGGACATGGCGGGTCTGCTCAAGCCCGAAGCCGCCAG GCTTCTCATCACCGCCATCCGGGACAAGCACCCCGACATCCCGATCCACATCCACACCCACGACACCTCCGGAGCGGGAGTGGCCTCCATGCTGGCCTGCGCCAATGCTGGGGCGGATGTGGTGGACGTGGCGGTCGACTCGATGAGCGGCATGACCTCGCAGCCGAGCATGGGCGCCGTGGTGGCCTCGCTGCAAGGCACTCCGCTGGACACGAACCTCGATCTGCGCACGGTGTCGGAGTACTCGGCCTACTGGGAGCAGACCCGCACCCTGTACGCGCCCTTCGAGTGCACGACGACGATGCGGTCGGGCAACGCCGATGTCTACCTGAACGAGATCCCCGGCGGGCAGTACACGAACCTGCAGTTCCAGGCCTTCTCGCTGGGCCTGGGCGACTTCTTCGAGGACGTGAAGAAGGCCTACCGGGAGGCCAACCTGCTGCTGGGCGACATCATCAAAGTGACGCCCTCGTCGAAGGTGGTGGGCGATCTGGCCCAGTTCATGGTGCAGAACAACCTGACCGCCGACCAGGTGCTGGAGAGGGCCGAGGAGTTGTCGTTCCCCAAGTCGGTGGTGGAGTACCTGCAGGGCTCCATTGGCATCCCGCACGGCGGCTTCCCCGAGCCCCTGCGCTCGCGCGTCCTGAAGGACATGCCCCGCATTGAGGGGCGTCCGGGCGCCGAGCTGAAGGACCTGGACTTTGGCAagctcaagaaggagctgaaGGAATCTCACTCGTGCATCACCGACCGCGACGTCATGTCGGCCGCCCTCTATCCGCAGGTGACGAGCGACTTCCTCCACTTCCGCGACACCTACGGCCCCGTCGACAAGCTGGACACGCGCATCTTCCTCACCGGACCCAACGTCGGCGAGGAGTTCGACGTGCCCCTGGAGCGCGGCAAGACCTTGAGTGTGAAGGCCCTGGCTGTGTCCGCCGATCTCAAGCCCAACGGCATCCGCGAGGTCTTCTTTGAGTTGAACGGCCAGCTGCGAGCGGTCCACATCCTGGACAAGGAGGCCATCAAG GAAATCCACGTCCATCCCAAGGCCAGCAAGTCGAACAAGAGCGAGGTGGGCGCACCCATGCCCGGCACCGTCATCGACATCCGCGTGCAGGTCGGCGACAAGGTGGAGAAGGGCCAGCCCCTGGTCGTGCTCTCGGCTATGAAGATGGAGATGGTGGTGCAGTCGCCGCTGGCGGGCGTCGTCAAGAAGCTGGAGATCGCCAACGGAACGAAGCTAGAGGGCGAGGACCTGATCATGATCATCGAGTAG